In Betaproteobacteria bacterium, the following are encoded in one genomic region:
- a CDS encoding DUF2283 domain-containing protein — protein sequence SDEDKPGVILDYDAAGNIVSIEVLDASRRVEEPSKVTVQTEGL from the coding sequence GAGCGACGAGGACAAGCCGGGAGTGATTCTCGACTACGACGCAGCCGGCAACATCGTATCGATCGAAGTCCTCGACGCCTCGAGGCGAGTCGAAGAACCGAGCAAAGTGACGGTTCAGACGGAAGGGTTGTGA